TTTACCATCTTACGCTGCTTTGGCAAAGATGATGTCAGGTGTAATGTGATATTTGGTAAACCTCTAGCTTGAactagattttcttttgtgtgATGATTCTGCATTTTCAATACTTTGTTACTCACTTAAGAAAATACTCTACAAGCTCTGCaagttttttgaaaattgacgaGTGTCGTTACTGTATggatgaaaatttcattttcctgcACTCCATTTGCTGTTCCTGAGCCTCATCAAATTTTCTCAGTCCTTTTACTTTTAGTTAGCAGACTAAACTTATATTGAGCAACCTTCATTTTTCAGGTTCACATATGAAGACTGGTTCATGCCTCATACTGCTGCAAAACTGAAGTATCCTTACTACTGGGATGAGGAATGTTTCAAGCTTCTAGGAAGGATGAGCTTTGATGTCCTTGCAGCCACTTTCTGACTGATAATGTCCCGTGGGGTGTTTAGGGGACATAAATGAGGGATGGAGGGAACTTGGAAATGCATTGTGTCCTGTCTGATAACAAAACTTAGCCAGActtgtaaatttaatttttgcaacTCTACCCTGATGTTCGATCAGTCAGTTTGATGTATATGATTATATAGAGGAACCATCTTTTGGTTCACCTTCATCTACAGTCTGGAGACAGTTATACATTTTTATTGCATCTGAAGTGCGCAAAGCAAAACATtcagatattttttattttgtgttcgGAGGTGTGGATCATCTTTCTGGAAGCTGCGAAATTGAGCCTGAAAAGCAGACAGATTAAGCATTACTTTTGTTTAGGGGCCAAACATGAATTACTTAATTTACAAATTTTCGTGCGTATGGTCATGACGCTGGTGACCAAGGCAGAACCTTAAACTATGAGTAGCACATAAACTGAGTAACTCAACCATGAGTCTGGAAGTTCATTCATATGAGAAATCTGATGTGGCTGTCTGCTTCATGATTCATAAACTCACATATGCATAGGCATTAACTGTGAAGGACCGTAAGGTCTTTCTATATACCCCTAGCTCGATAACGTCATGGGACTACTCAGTACTCAGGATGCAATGCTAATAGGAAGAGCAACCTCCCCAGCCAAACTCCATGCACTGAAGGTAAAGTAATTCATCCCACAGAATACACTGGTGTAACTAGTGTTGTAGAACTGTTTTCCCGGAGGTTTTACATGGCATACAGTCAATTGAATCACAAGATGATATAAGATGTCACTTTCCAAGGACTTACCCTGGATAGGcaacttgttttgtttttccctatatcaattaataaattttttccaTGAGAGTATCGCTGAACTCAACTGAGCAATTTAAGTGGGGGGCCATGGCAGTGGGTTGCTGTGCTAGTCTTCCCCAAGGTATCATAGGGGGCACTAAGTCCTCGGTCACCAATACACTCAGCTAACATGGGAGAATGTTTAAACATGTCGCTGTTGCTTCTGTCTGTGAAAGTTCCTCTGCCATCAGCCAACTGAAAAAGCCCAACCATAACTGAGTCGACATCATCATCTGGAACTCCAACATTGACATGCCATTTTGATGGCACGAGAAGTTTTTTGACAGCAAACACTTTCAATGGGACAGAGGGACCGGTGACAAGTGCTCGTGATTGGACAATGATTGGACTCTAACTTCTTTATCTTCACCTTCCTCATCTCTGCAATTGTTGATTCTTGGCGCTCAAGTCAAGGTCTGCTTCTGCACTTTTGCCACAACAGCAGTGCGctcttctcttgtttttttacGCATTCCTTTGCACTATGGAATTCACACAGTCGGTCTCAgctgaaatgaaaagaatagaCTTCTATTTACGTACTTGACACATCACTTGGATCAGCAAAGTGAGTGTTGAGAACTGTATATGATAGGATATATGGGATTGTTGAGCATCCTGCTAGGTGTAGCccgaaggaaaagaaagtctCTTTCAAAGTCCTTTTCCTCCACGTTCGTCAAAATGCTGCATTAGCATTGTCattctgttttatttttctgcttctttctaATTAGTATCTCACTGGCAAATTCAGACCCACATTCAACGATTTATCCACTGTTAGAAGAAGGTGACATTCAGTTTCTGGCGCAAGTTTACCACTAGTGAGGAATATCGGTGAGCTACCACAAGATAACTATGGAATAGGAGGTTCTTCTCACATAATGGAGGCAGGCTCACTCTTCACGGGACAAATGCGGTGCCATCCTTTTTTTGCTTTCAGCAAAGTTTCAGGGCAtcatatttttgtcatttttcatcTATCAACGGTTTGACGTATGGCTACATACATATTCTCCTCTGGCTTGCACACCAATTCACCTGCATTCCTGTGAAGATATGTTTGTGGTCCTCAAGGAGAGCAGTCCTCTTTATCTTGCCTCAAGTTCTCATGAGAAGAACCTGGAACACCTCAGAAGTTCTGCGTCCTTCCGAACAGCATGTTCCTTATCCCTTTTGATGGTGCTCATCAGGTAATGGTTCTTATGGTGCACTACAATTTCGGTAATATCCAGAGTTGTTGATCAATGATCATGATTCCTCTTCTGAGGAGCCTTAGATACAGCAAAAGGTTCAGACAACTTTTCCTTGCAAGATTTTGACATGTCTAGCAATTCTTTCTGTGGCCTTTTGAACTTTCTTTAAGGATCTCATATCAGTCATCTAGCATTCTTGAACTTTAGTAGTACACTTGCAGGTAGGGGATACAAAAGATACAAGGATTTGCAAGTTACTGTCATCATATCTCGTCTGCCGAGGAAAGGAAGCATATTTACTTCCTATTTGCCTGCATTATTTGCTTCTTATCATTAATTCAACATACATACCTTCTCTTTACggttttctcgattttttattGGGGATGCTGTTTTATTTATCACTTTAACTTTTCCCTCTCAATTTGTTAATTAAGTCTCTGGGATAGGGTAAAGTGTATCCTGGAAACTTAGGTCACCTGAAGTTGACATTTGTGGGCAGAAGTCATTGTTTATGGGTTGATGTAGGTCAAGAGAATCTGCTGGATCTGTATACAATCATGTGCATGAAAGTATGGCTAAGAATACAGgatggaggagaaaaaaaactgGAATACCCTTCAGCTCTCAAAACTCTAGGGAAATAAATAAGCAGAAAAATCTGGATGCACCTCACAACCATCTTCAACTGAGGTACAACTCATTGTACTGATTGAGAGCTGCACCTGACCATTTAGCTGTCATTTTCTGTATTTTTTGGTAGTGAGAAGTTTATTCTTGCTATGGTCTCACCAATGGTTGATAGTGTTTACAAATCTTGCACGTCATCTGGAGACATAATGCTAGATGTATCAGCAGATTAGCCGAACCATCAAACTTGGAGACTGGCCTTTGTCTTCTTGATGTCTTTAGACATTATCGATCTGTCCTGCTTGTACAAGTTCTTCAGAACACCACAGCTCTCTCTGCGTACAAGGATAAAAAGTTTCCCTCCTTTATTTCATTTCTGGAAGGCAAACTGGCTCAAAACGTTGTCATTCAGTGGCCTTGGCTTTTACAGGTTCGTATATGAAGACTGGTTCATGCCACGTACTGCCACTAAACTGAATTTTCCTATCTTCCGGGACAAGGAGTGTCAACAAGAATCTAGGGAGGGCAACCTTTAATGTCTAGACTCATGCGATTTCAGAGACGGCTCTTGATTTTCATATCAATGGGAAAATAGGAAGGGGAATTTGTGAATCTAATGGTATCAACCACAACTGTAATGATGATCAGAAATGTTTTCTCTTCGGTGATTGAGCATAGAACTATTTCTAGATATCCTCAGATATCACCTTCACTCATCCAGATTGATTGCTTTTCTGTTAATTGTTTCATTGTCACTCAACAAATGGCTGGCTCGAGTTAATAAACATTACAGCGGTCCAAGACAATGAACGAAAGTGAAAACTCCAATGAAGAAACTAAGTGCCATTTCTACATTTATCTTTTTCCATGAAAGGTTTCTAATTTCTTAGGAATTTGCAGATTATTCCGATTATTTGAAATGTCATGacaattcaatccaaaaatctaaattttagttgacaaagggaaaaagaaaaaaaataagattgcTCGCCTCTGGATCAGCATATTGGAAGCAAGGAATCAATGAACAAACGTACGTGGATGATACACAATTCACTGGAAAAGGAAAACCAATCCCCATCATCTTACAATGCCactttcagaattttttttttaatcctttgaACTTCATTAGCTTACCCAGTCGCTCTCCAGGCAACATTAGAAACATCTAACTCATTGAACAGACACCTAGTTATCCCCTGTTCTTTTTCTGGCTCCGCCGTTCAGCCTCCCTTTCTGCAACCAATACACAAAATTCCGATCCTAGCATCTCATGTGTGTCCATGTTCTGGGAGACACCCAGATTGACTACTTCCATGACCACTTCTATTGTGACGACAAATCCTAACATAGATAAGACACGTATGGCATTTGCAATTCTGCATATGTTCTGCCTTGTCTCCAATGGGGTGTATGTCTGCTCTTGCCCTTCAAGACTCGTGGAGTGATCATTTGTTTTTGAAGTTTGTGAATCAGGCTTGTCCGCTTGATCCACCAACATTTCATCCTTGGTTTCCACATGCTCGCCGACCCAGACAAATCCATTGCAACCGAGTATTAGGTCAATCCCATACTCATCTAGGTGGTGCCAGTGCTGCTTTCGTCTCTTTACAAGATAAGAAGGGATCGAGAGAAGTTGTCCCCGCTGAAGCTGCAAGAGTACAATTGAGAAGGTTAACACAAGTGTGTTCTATCAACAGCATAAAGAAATGATGTGCAATGAGCAAGTCCAAATGCATGAAGATGAGCATATTAACAGAAACTGCAGCTCAACTGCAACTTTCAATCAGTCACGGCATTCGCAAAGAATACACAAAAACActttcttatatatattatttcatCCTAAGCATGGTTTCCAATCCCCTCAGTTTATTCCCTTTGCAAAAGTTCGAGCACTAAATCAGTCTTTCCCCGACACTACTTAAGTGGAACAACAGAAAAGCAGAAGAAATATgcataaaagaaagaagagaattaTAGAATAACCATTCAACAGATAACCCCAGTAAAAGGCTTTGTATTCTCTAGATACAGGTTTACAAAAACATAAATCTTCAGGCCTCTGCATCTAAGCACAAAATGCAAACCTTTCCATATTTCTGACTTCTTGCTTGGAGGTGCAGACCATCATGCTGAAAGCCACGAACTTCTGcctgaaagggaaaaaaaaaaaacccttacaTTAAGCTGAAGATCTGCTAGTCAATTCATAGACCAGGTTCACCATTGTAAGAGACACAAAGATAGGAAATTTGACTTACGCAGATGACATCATTCTCTTCGAAAATACTGCGCATGTTAAGCTCATCCTCTGCAGTTCGTCGCCTCTAACAATCAAAGCGGGAGAAAACAGAGAAGTTCAACAATGAGCTTTAAAAGCTTATCTGTATGAAAGCGAGCTTCTCTACTTCATGAATCCAAGAAATATGGATGCAGCATGTTTGTAAAGGATTATAAAATCTGGTAGTTGCTCAATAATGCGATATGACTGACAAGTATCGACGGAACTGCAAGTAGGAAAACGAAAGAAAATCCTTCTAAGCCAAATTGCTCATTCTAGAATCACTATCATACCAACCATTAGAATTATATGTCCCCTAAGAATCTAGATAGGCCCCATATCAATCAAGTTATATCTGCCCATCAGACAATCATTGAGCCTCGGGAATGATTAGAAGACATCACTCACTCTCCAAGGACTAAGAAAAAGATGAGTGCTTCACATTGTGCATAATCATGTATTCTACAAAAACAGATCTTTAAAACTATGGTGTAACTAACTTATGCACAATATAAGTTTATGGTAGAGTTTGCAACATGTATGAAACATTGTCTATAGAGAACTTTTTTCCTTCGTATGTTGACTTTTCTGTTTCAAGGATTTTCCAGCATTCTAAGATTCATTGAACAGAATAAAGACTAAAGAACTAGTAGCTCTCCTCATTCCACTTTATCACAAATCCAATCATTCTCAATCTGTGTGATAACTATtaatacagaaaaaaaaaaaaaaaaaaaaaaaaaaacccaaacaacAGAAAACATAGAGAAGCTGAAAGACTGCATATCACCTGTGAAAACATACAAAAGCCAAAGcatctaaaagaaaaaagaaaaaaaagaaaaagaacatgctACATAGTTACCTGAATTCCATCAGGCAAATTAATTGAAGAAAGCATTAACACAGCATCTTGACTATAATTTATATCCAGTCGCCAACGCTTTGGAGCTACCTGAAATATACAAACTGGGAAAATTGAATGAAAACTCCTCACATTAAGTCCTAAAGGTAAGACGATGTTACAATAAGATAGATAAACAGAATATGCAGGTTTCACATAGTTTCAGCAGATATGCAAGAGAGATATTGCAGCCTGGCAAATTGTCAATGCCAAGGTCACTaacaagagaaaataatttgcattttcgCTGCAAAGTTACAAACAGATATTAAATATTGGGTGACATGGGATATCAAACTTCATTTATCTGATGAACAAAATAGAGAGCCCTTTCCTGGCAAGCTAAATGAATCAACTCTACATTTTTATCATGCATATCTTTGCCAGCAATATAAGTGAATCAACTCTACATATTTATCATGCATATGCAATTATCTACATTCATCTACTGCCATCATATAGAGAGGAATAATATCCTATGCTACCTTGCAGTTAAGctttgcaaaacaaaaaccaataaTGGTAATTAtcgatgaaaaggaaaattgaaataaagcaTGCATGGTTGAGGCTATGTTGACATTCACATGCGCACATATTGACATGAGTTATTGACATAAGGTTCAAGTACACTGAAGTTCACTTGATTATTCGTATGCACCAACTAATTATGAAATTGCATAGAGTATTTCACCTCAATAACGCGACCAACAATGATGTCTCCAACCTCTGGCTTGTATCTACACTCATTGTGATGttaatggaagaagaagaagcagaagactTGTTTTAGAAGGtctaaagaaaataagaaaagaaacaaatagcATCTTCTCATCCAGAAACAATTCTGACATTTTGCTACCTGGCTCGCAGAGTACGAACATAGACCAGCTTGTTGACTCGCTCAACTACTCCACAAACCGTAGCAACAACTTCGCCATTGAGCTCAGTGGTTCCATGGCCCCTGGTTTCCAACACAATAAAGACAACCCAGTTAAGAAAGACGTAAAAGAAGACAATTGATTATGCGTGTACTTGCAAAGATAACCCTGCAATATGCTGAGGCCAGTTTCAAAATTTGCAGAATAAGTCCTTTTAAAACTAGGCGAACTTAGCAAAACCGACGTCTAGGTAAAAGTATCATATACCATATCAAAACACATAATTTATGAGGtctattaatataaaaactgaATCAGGTCAGCATCATTACTTAAGAAAGCCGTCCTCGTAGTTGACAGGGATCGTGTCGGCAATGGTGACGGAGGCATTGGAGTTGGCCTTCGTCGACAAAGCCTCCAGCTTTTCGAGCGCTCTCTGCAGCCTCACCTTCTGGGTTTGAGTCAGCGGGAGATGCAACCCTCTCATCTCTCACCTTTTTTCTGCTCCCCCTCCCTCACTGCCCGCCGCAGAATCCTCCGCCGTGTCTTCCTTCTAATCCAAATAAACCGAAACCGATTTCCCGAGAATCGGAACGTCACTAAACATCGATACCATGAACGTGCTACAGAATATCATGAGAAGTACCATAATCCAACATAGAAGAAACCACAAGAACAGAGCATCACGGCCTGAAGCACTTGAACAGAAACAAACGACGGACACGAAGCTACGGAAGAACGAATCAATCGGTTTACTCAGCCATGAACGGAGCAAACATAAAAAGGGCTCAACGAAGCAGCACCGCAGGACGGGGATCGCGAGGCTTGAGCGGGCGGACTCACCTGTGCGAGCGGCAGctccggcggcggtggcggcggcggtggcggcgagttTGATCCTTGGTCGATGGTGGAGACAGGAGAGGTCGGAGCAGTCTGAGGTTTAAGGGAGGGTTTGTCGGATCGATCCGACCCGCGCCGTCTCAGGTCTTAAACGACAAGCCCAAGCCTccgttttctatttt
This region of Eucalyptus grandis isolate ANBG69807.140 chromosome 8, ASM1654582v1, whole genome shotgun sequence genomic DNA includes:
- the LOC104457036 gene encoding exosome complex component RRP4 homolog, translated to MRGLHLPLTQTQKVRLQRALEKLEALSTKANSNASVTIADTIPVNYEDGFLKGHGTTELNGEVVATVCGVVERVNKLVYVRTLRARYKPEVGDIIVGRVIEVAPKRWRLDINYSQDAVLMLSSINLPDGIQRRRTAEDELNMRSIFEENDVICAEVRGFQHDGLHLQARSQKYGKLQRGQLLSIPSYLVKRRKQHWHHLDEYGIDLILGCNGFVWVGEHVETKDEMLVDQADKPDSQTSKTNDHSTSLEGQEQTYTPLETRQNICRIANAIRVLSMLGFVVTIEVVMEVVNLGVSQNMDTHEMLGSEFCVLVAEREAERRSQKKNRG